One region of Armigeres subalbatus isolate Guangzhou_Male chromosome 3, GZ_Asu_2, whole genome shotgun sequence genomic DNA includes:
- the LOC134221669 gene encoding uncharacterized protein LOC134221669, which produces MSESKMNFTTTPCEACGELSTQDDEMIGCDSCEHWFHSRCVKVTAAAKKDKKWFCPEAVCQAVSQAYQKQKKSTRSRKAPEDSDRASVKSNEPLLPALPSSVEERIRAMDAEKKRLEEEMDAERVIREKELEIKNALKERRMVMERELREKELQQDRELREKEIEEKNLHFQRELQEKKEHLSRILMMEQAHQEQMSSVERKLKEAETDNGRKKTEVDPREGFSGGVGLKVTPLRYPAIGKLTEANLKLYAQKTEDVEDNNSESSESDAENERESNVTTLNGLEQPRQGPSKAQLAARSGLTKKLPNFSGKPEEWPLFFGAYQASNEACGYSDVENLVRLQDCLKGPALESVRGQLIFPKSVPRIIAKLRQFYGRPEQVLQNHLEKVRKLEPPRADKLASFIPFGNAVEQLCEHLEAADLTLHLVNPILIQDLVNKLPDGEKRQWVHYKRKKNAATLRTFTDFLSGIVTDACEANVNIEYRSDTKVVVGVGGRNRPKEKAAVCSHSEVMSSYVNETYRKQQKPCKVCQRSDHRLRFCQDFKDLSHADRMKVVARWKLCQVCLNDHGGQCRFKIRCNVGDCREPHNPLIHPVEGVVGMSAHIRSGQSVIFRMVPVKVHSGGRSITVLAFLDEGASVTLIDSKLADRLGLVGVQEKLTIKWTADVSRVEKSSRRMNVWISAVSPPGNAKMLLQTVHTVEKLMLPHQALNAEELAMEYKHIRDLEVTSYDGRPGILIGANNIHSFAPMEAKIGTKIEPIAVRCKLGWTVYGPRQTDSALRGSYLGYHQNVSNEEIHELLKNHYALEESVVSVQQESLEDKRARSILERTTRRLSGRFETGLLWKTDEIHFPDSYPMALKRATHLERRLERKPELYQKVRNQIQDYLDKGYAHLATEEEIANTQSDKVWYLPLNVVLNPKKPGKVRLVFDAAATVQGVSLNSMLLKGPDLLVPLVSVIIGFRERRIAFGGDIREMYHQLKIVTDDKQAQRFLFRNSSSESAQIYVMDVATFGSTCSPASAQYVKNRNAEEYATQFPEAAAAIIHRHYVDDYFDSVDTVEEALERAQQVSFVHKQAGFEIRHWVSNSVEVLSGLGEDKPMEPVLFNQDKQLGSERVLGITWDPEIDVFAITIMHRESVRAYLYDSKRPTKRIVLSCVMGFFDPLGLLSPFTVHGKIIIQQLWRSGCEWDQQIGDEEWCKWKQWTDLLPEVEALQIPRCYLGDTISSSVESLESHIFTDASEHAYGCVAYLRAIVNGQIHCSLVMSRAKVAPLELMAAVLGARLSQTILSSHSLRITKTVLWTDSRTVLSWLRSDSYKYKQFVAFRVGEILELTRFMDWRWIPSKQNIADVLTKWSQGPPLQNDSDHKFFTNRRNSGLLQGRLMQLEKRREE; this is translated from the coding sequence ATGAGCGAATCCAAGATGAACTTCACCACGACACCCTGCGAAGCTTGTGGAGAACTTTCAACGCAGGATGATGAGATGATCGGGTGTGACAGCTGCGAGCATTGGTTCCACTCGCGCTGCGTGAAAGTTACGGCGGCGGCAAAGAAGGACAAGAAATGGTTCTGTCCGGAAGCTGTCTGCCAAGCGGTTTCCCAAGCATATCAGAAGCAGAAGAAAAGTACCCGTTCAAGAAAGGCCCCAGAAGATTCGGATCGGGCAAGTGTGAAATCCAACGAGCCTCTATTACCAGCCTTGCCTTCGTCTGTGGAAGAAAGGATCCGAGCCATGGATGCAGAGAAGAAGCGCCTGGAAGAGGAAATGGACGCAGAGCGTGTGATACGCGAGAAGGAGTTGGAGATCAAGAATGCTTTGAAGGAACGAAGAATGGTCATGGAGCGCGAGCTGCGAGAAAAGGAGCTACAACAGGATCGAGAGCTTCGCGAGAAGGAGATTGAAGAGAAGAACCTTCACTTCCAAAGGGAGCTGCAGGAGAAGAAGGAACATCTAAGCCGCATTCTAATGATGGAGCAAGCCCATCAGGAACAGATGTCTTCTGTGGAACGGAAGTTGAAGGAAGCGGAAACAGACAATGGCCGAAAGAAGACGGAAGTGGATCCGCGAGAAGGTTTTTCTGGAGGAGTTGGCCTAAAGGTAACGCCATTACGTTATCCGGCCATTGGTAAGCTAACGGAAGCTAACCTGAAGCTGTATGCACAGAAAACCGAAGACGTCGAAGATAATAATTCCGAAAGTAGTGAAAGCGATGCGGAAAATGAAAGGGAAAGCAACGTGACAACCCTAAACGGGCTGGAGCAGCCGCGACAAGGACCGAGCAAGGCTCAATTGGCCGCTAGGAGCGGATTAACCAAAAAGCTTCCCAATTTCTCCGGGAAACCCGAAGAGTGGCCGCTCTTCTTCGGAGCTTATCAGGCGTCCAACGAAGCTTGCGGATATTCAGACGTGGAGAACTTGGTGAGACTTCAAGACTGCTTGAAGGGACCGGCGCTTGAATCGGTTCGTGGCCAACTTATCTTCCCAAAATCTGTTCCACGCATAATCGCAAAGCTACGTCAGTTTTACGGACGTCCGGAGCAGGTACTTCAGAACCACCTGGAAAAGGTTCGCAAACTGGAACCACCCAGGGCCGACAAACTGGCGAGTTTCATACCGTTCGGAAACGCCGTGGAACAGTTGTGCGAGCACTTGGAAGCAGCAGATCTCACTCTCCACTTGGTTAACCCGATCCTTATCCAAGATCTAGTTAACAAACTTCCGGACGGAGAAAAACGGCAATGGGTCCACTACAAGCGGAAGAAGAATGCAGCGACACTTCGAACgtttaccgattttctgtcgGGCATTGTGACTGATGCCTGCGAAGCGAACGTCAACATCGAGTATAGGTCGGACACGAAAGTGGTAGTAGGAGTAGGCGGAAGAAATAGACCGAAAGAAAAAGCGGCGGTGTGCAGTCATAGTGAGGTGATGTCTTCCTATGTAAACGAGACCTACAGGAAGCAGCAGAAGCCATGCAAGGTATGTCAGCGCTCGGACCATCGACTGCGGTTCTGTCAGGACTTCAAGGACTTATCCCATGCAGATCGGATGAAGGTCGTTGCCAGGTGGAAACTATGTCAGGTTTGTCTTAATGATCATGGGGGTCAGTGTCGCTTTAAGATTCGATGCAATGTAGGTGACTGTAGGGAACCTCATAATCCTTTAATTCACCCAGTTGAGGGCGTAGTGGGCATGAGCGCGCACATTAGGTCGGGTCAGTCAGTTATCTTCCGAATGGTTCCAGTAAAGGTGCATTCTGGGGGAAGGTCGATAACAGTCCTCGCATTCCTAGATGAAGGTGCCTCAGTAACCTTGATCGACAGCAAGCTTGCTGATCGTTTGGGGCTTGTAGGTGTTCAAGAGAAGCTCACTATTAAGTGGACAGCTGACGTTTCAAGGGTAGAGAAAAGTTCTCGGCGTATGAATGTTTGGATTTCGGCAGTGAGTCCGCCGGGTAATGCGAAGATGTTGCTCCAAACGGTTCACACAGTCGAGAAGCTGATGCTGCCTCATCAAGCGTTGAATGCTGAAGAGCTGGCGATGGAGTATAAACACATACGGGACTTGGAAGTCACATCGTACGACGGTCGTCCAGGAATCCTAATAGGAGCAAACAACATCCACTCCTTTGCTCCGATGGAGGCAAAGATTGGCACAAAAATCGAGCCGATTGCTGTCCGCTGCAAGCTTGGTTGGACCGTGTATGGGCCAAGACAAACCGATTCGGCGCTGAGAGGGAGCTATTTGGGATATCACCAGAACGTGTCAAACGAGGAAATCCACGAGCTACTGAAGAACCACTATGCATTAGAGGAATCGGTAGTAAGTGTGCAGCAGGAGTCGCTTGAGGACAAGCGGGCTCGGTCGATACTGGAGCGGACTACAAGACGACTTAGTGGTCGATTTGAGACGGGACTTCTCTGGAAGACGGATGAGATTCACTTCCCGGATAGTTATCCAATGGCCCTGAAGCGAGCGACACATTTGGAGAGAAGGTTGGAAAGGAAGCCGGAATTATACCAGAAGGTTCGGAATCAGATCCAGGACTATTTGGATAAAGGCTATGCACATCTGGCGACGGAGGAGGAGATAGCCAATACACAGAGCGACAAGGTTTGGTATCTTCCTCTGAACGTCGTTCTCAACCCGAAGAAACCCGGGAAGGTGCGACTAGTCTTTGACGCGGCAGCAACTGTTCAAGGAGTATCCCTAAATTCAATGTTGCTAAAGGGACCTGATCTACTTGTGCCACTAGTGTCGGTGATTATCGGTTTCCGGGAACGAAGGATTGCTTTCGGCGGAGACATCCGAGAGATGTATCACCAGTTGAAGATAGTTACGGATGACAAGCAAGCACAGCGCTTCCTCTTCAGAAACAGCAGCAGTGAGTCAGCGCAAATTTACGTGATGGACGTCGCCACGTTTGGTTCTACGTGCTCTCCAGCATCGGCGCAGTACGTAAAAAATCGGAACGCGGAGGAGTACGCAACTCAATTTCCGGAGGCGGCTGCAGCAATCATTCATCGACATTATGTCGATGATTACTTTGACAGCGTTGACACGGTCGAAGAAGCGCTAGAACGAGCGCAGCAAGTGAGCTTCGTTCACAAGCAAGCTGGTTTCGAGATTCGGCACTGGGTTTCGAACTCAGTGGAAGTACTTTCAGGCCTTGGAGAAGATAAACCCATGGAGCCGGTTCTATTCAACCAGGATAAGCAGTTGGGCAGCGAGCGCGTGCTTGGAATTACATGGGATCCAGAAATAGACGTGTTTGCGATCACAATAATGCACCGGGAGAGTGTCAGAGCGTATTTGTACGATAGTAAGCGGCCAACGAAGCGAATAGTTTTGAGTTGCGTGATGGGATTTTTTGATCCACTTGGTTTGCTATCGCCATTCACTGTTCACGGTAAAATAATAATTCAGCAATTGTGGCGAAGCGGTTGCGAATGGGATCAACAGATTGGCGACGAGGAGTGGTGCAAGTGGAAGCAGTGGACGGATCTCCTCCCGGAGGTAGAAGCCCTTCAAATACCACGGTGCTATCTTGGTGACACAATATCGTCGTCGGTGGAATCTCTCGAGTCGCACATCTTTACGGATGCGAGCGAGCACGCCTACGGATGTGTTGCTTACCTGAGAGCGATCGTGAATGGGCAGATCCATTGCAGTCTGGTTATGTCCCGAGCGAAGGTAGCGCCACTAGAGTTGATGGCCGCAGTGCTTGGGGCGAGGCTGAGTCAAACCATTCTAAGCTCACACTCTCTGCGGATCACTAAAACTGTGCTGTGGACCGACTCAAGAACCGTATTATCCTGGCTGCGTTCTGATTCATATAAGTATAAGCAGTTCGTAGCATTCAGAGTGGGTGAAATTTTGGAATTGACGCGGTTTATGGACTGGCGGTGGATCCCGTCGAAGCAAAATATTGCGGATGTCCTCACCAAGTGGAGTCAAGGTCCTCCACTACAAAACGACTCGGACCACAAATTCTTTACcaaccggaggaattctggccTTCTACAGGGCCGATTGATGCAACTGGAGAAGAGGCGCGAGGAATGA